The proteins below come from a single Biomphalaria glabrata chromosome 10, xgBioGlab47.1, whole genome shotgun sequence genomic window:
- the LOC106079855 gene encoding RUN domain-containing protein 1-like, translating to MAEISHIASGKKINLEDTVDLDAEVDYDSFDEGGSDRPAERWAPLGAAVSPTPSPYEPRHSYDKDELQRLEEEQEQLNSSLLALTTHFAQVQFRLKQIVNAQPEDKEKLLKELEEFAFKGIPDVRGCKGQDAQILEEVSEKEHELKISEQREKQRQLIEQLKSQLEDLETYAYETGDAETLPTSRVMEKQKVVLEELKHKLDLDLENFDNLSTEELRQIVDHAVGQIVNPAKVKEKLVEQLKTQISDLERFIEFLQGEATSPGPLGKERCICPLHEESQNREGLGQKSLGSKAQHKHQDSSRSRERKQESSNSQHLNESANSMMRKALTILQIYVISQLGCGSRDFKRNLLKKTAKGNHWGDLRAKLEMAVTRCIELAEEQKSKSKQDTDSEDYSSGSDEQENQSSPELTQCVRKDLAMALRDLMQHGLMEMGQSTSLVPFGCFPSRSAQVTHMLHAWDLFLKYYEMKHGREYNESPARKLSQSFHLDMIGGKPITAKQTFLGAIDTVINSHTPLKRSEDAHLKAFICLALNERKLVTWLRLLFRTQTLIDTYYQDWSYVARTGFEDALRSLERLLVINFSLPVDLAVRTFSNIKDAF from the exons ATGGCAGAGATTTCCCACATTGCCTCAGGTAAAAAGATTAATTTGGAAGATACTGTTGACCTTGATGCTGAAGTGGATTATGATAGTTTCGATGAAGGAGGAAGTGACAGACCTGCTGAGAGATGGGCTCCTCTAGGTGCCGCAGTTAGCCCCACCCCATCTCCTTATGAACCAAG ACATTCCTATGACAAGGATGAGCTTCAGAGATTGGAGGAAGAACAGGAACAGCTCAACTCTTCCCTCTTGGCTCTCACTACACACTTTGCTCAGGTTCAGTTTCGACTTAAACAGATTGTGAATGCTCAGCCAGAAGATAAAGAA AAACTTCTGAAAGAATTAGAAGAGTTTGCGTTCAAAGGAATCCCAGATGTAAGAGGCTGTAAAGGCCAGGATGCACAAATACTTGAAGAAGTT AGTGAGAAAGAACATGAGCTGAAAATCAGTgaacaaagagaaaaacaaagacagTTGATTGAGCAGCTCAAATCTcaactggaagatctggaaacCTATGCATATGAA ACTGGAGATGCTGAAACCTTGCCTACAAGTAGAGTtatggaaaaacaaaaagtcgTCCTAGAAGAGTTGAAGCACAAACTAGACTTGGATCTTGAAAACTTTGATAATCTAAG CACTGAAGAGCTCCGTCAAATTGTGGACCATGCAGTAGGACAGATTGTTAACCCTGCTAAAGTGAAGGAGAAGTTGGTGGAGCAGCTGAAAACTCAAATAAGTGATCTGGAGAGATTTATTGAGTTCCTGCAAG GGGAAGCGACCAGCCCAGGACCTTTAGGTAAAGAGCGTTGTATCTGCCCTTTACATGAAGAGTCTCAG aACAGAGAAGGACTTGGTCAGAAATCTCTTGGCTCAAAGGCACAACATAAACACCAAGATTCTAGTCGTTCTAGAGAACGTAAACAAGAATCAAGCAACTCTCAA CATCTGAATGAGTCAGCCAACAGTATGATGCGGAAAGCTTTAACCATTCTTCAAATCTACGTCATCAGTCAACTTGGTTGTGGTAGCAGAGACTTCAAACGAAACCTGCTGAAGAAAACTGCCAAAGGGAATCACTGGGG gGATCTGAGAGCCAAGCTAGAAATGGCTGTCACCAGGTGTATAGAATTGGCTGAAGAAcaaaagtctaagtctaaacaAGATACAGATAGTGAGGACTACTCGTCTGGCTCTGATGAG CAAGAGAACCAGTCCAGCCCTGAACTGACTCAGTGTGTCAGAAAGGATCTGGCCATGGCTTTGCGTGACTTGATGCAACATGGCCTTATGGAGATGGGTCAGTCCACTAGTTTGGTTCCATTTGGCTGTTTCCCCAGCAGGTCTGCCCAAGTCACTCACATGTTGCATGCCTGGGATTTGTTTCTCAAATATTATGAAATGAAA CATGGACGTGAATATAATGAGTCTCCAGCAAGAAAGTTGTCTCAATCTTTTCACCTTGACATGATTGGCGGCAAACCAATAACTGCTAAACAGACTTTCCTCGGGGCGATTGACACTGTTATCAATTCTCACACTCCCTTGAAACGAAGCGAAGATGCTCATCTTAAAGCCTTCATCTGCCTGGCACTTAA TGAGAGAAAGCTAGTGACTTGGCTACGTCTACTGTTTAGAACACAAACATTGATTGATACTTATTATCAAGACTGGAGCTATGTGGCCAGGACTG GTTTTGAAGATGCTTTAAGGTCCTTGGAGCGTTTATTGGTGATCAACTTCAGCCTACCAGTGGATCTGGCTGTTAGAACATTTAGCAACATCAAAGATGCATTTTAA